One window from the genome of Candidatus Didemnitutus sp. encodes:
- a CDS encoding RDD family protein: protein MTASAFEGLVRDNIVTADTLVWAKGMTDWQRWSEVEPTTGVCAVSGGRFFSRDLVTHDGKLVSAEQKDEYFQRVREGVQHPGEVHFAGFWVRFLAKFLDGLLLWIPNTAISFGLSAAFFGKFLFSPRMDQFDMGKWLAYQGTAMLCTTLLNVTYQWFFLTRHGATPGKMALGLKVVRSDGSPITGGRAVGRALAEVVSSFTLLIGYIMAAFDDEKRSLHDRMCDTRVIRTK from the coding sequence GTGACGGCGTCTGCTTTCGAGGGACTCGTGCGCGACAATATCGTGACGGCCGACACGCTCGTGTGGGCCAAGGGCATGACCGATTGGCAGCGTTGGAGCGAGGTCGAGCCGACGACCGGCGTGTGCGCCGTGTCGGGTGGGCGCTTCTTCTCGCGCGACCTCGTGACGCACGACGGCAAGCTCGTGAGCGCGGAGCAGAAGGACGAGTATTTCCAGCGCGTGCGGGAGGGCGTGCAGCATCCGGGCGAGGTCCACTTCGCGGGCTTCTGGGTGCGGTTCCTGGCGAAGTTCCTCGACGGATTGCTGCTGTGGATTCCGAACACGGCGATCAGTTTCGGGTTGTCGGCGGCGTTTTTCGGCAAGTTTCTGTTTTCGCCGCGGATGGACCAATTCGACATGGGCAAGTGGCTCGCGTATCAGGGCACGGCGATGCTGTGCACGACGTTGCTGAACGTGACCTACCAATGGTTCTTCCTCACGCGCCACGGCGCGACGCCGGGCAAGATGGCGCTCGGCCTCAAGGTGGTGCGCAGCGACGGATCGCCGATCACAGGCGGGCGCGCGGTCGGACGCGCGCTGGCGGAGGTGGTCAGTAGTTTTACGCTGTTGATCGGCTACATCATGGCGGCGTTCGACGACGAGAAGCGTTCGTTGCATGACCGCATGTGCGACACGCGCGTGATCCGCACGAAATGA